TGATCGGCTACAAGAAATTCAGGAACAGGGGAATCCGCCTCACAAAAGCCCTACAGCGCGATCTCGGAATCCGCTACGATATCGAAATCATTTCCGAAGACACGGAGCACACGCTGAAAATCACATACAACGGAAAGCGCTGGGATAGTGAGCACCTCTGCAATCTCCCCATCCTTGAAGCATGCCTCCGTGAACGCACGGACCCAGCAGTCCTCATGTCCATCATCCACCACACTTCCGGATTCCAGATGAACTACCAGGGCAAAAACAATACGTCTGGATTACTCGCGCTCAATACAGGCAAAGGGTTAGAACAAATTGACATAGGCGCCCGCCGACTCAAAAGAATTCTCGCGACATCGCCCACGCTTGCCGATGCCATCGCACAGTTCTATCCCGATGCAGAACACCGCAACAGATTTGAGAACTGGCGCAAGGACCCGCAAAAGCATTACTGGGTCGGGCAAGTCCTCACAGACATTCAATATTACCGTAGCAACGGCATGACGCTCACCAAGCGCAAAAGAGTGGAATAAACTTGTCATTCCTGCCACCGAGCTCTTTGATCACTTAGTGCTTTAGCACTTATGTGAGCATGATCCGCGTATGGGGAGGGCATCTCCCTTCTACGAACTAATGACTAAAGACTATTAACTAGTCCAGCTTATACTTGTCTTTCGCGGCCTCGAGTTCGGCACTCGCCTTTTCCCAGGCGGCGTAAAGTTCTTCGGTCAGCTTCTTGTTTTCGTCCATGTCTTTTGCAATGGACGTAATCGCATTGCCGTCGCCAGATTCCGAGGCGGCCACAAGCTTTGCTTCAAGTTCACCGCCGAGAGCTTCTGCCTTCGCGATTTCCGCTTCGAGACGCGCGGTCTCTTTTTCGAGCGGCTTGATGACCTTGCTGCGTTCGGCAATGTAGTCTGCTCGCGCCCTGCGGTCTTCCTTGGTGCGCGGCGTCGAACTCACAGGCTTGTCGTCCGTGACGTCGATATTCGAGACCTTGATGTTTGCGGAGTTCGCGCCGCCCGGCTTCTTTTCAGAAGCCCAGCCAACCTTTTCAAGGAAGTCCGCGTAAGTGCCTTCGAAGATACGGCACTTACCACCGTCGAAGACGATGAGGCGCGTCGCAAAGGCATGCAGCAGTTCTTCATCATGCGTCACGACAAGTGCGGTACCATCGTAATCTTCGAGCGCATCGATCAAGCTCTCAATGCTTTCCATGTCCAAGTGGTTCGTCGGTTCGTCAAGCAAAAGCATGTTGCTTTCGTTCGCCAAAATCTTACCCAAAAGCACACGGCTGCGTTCACCACCCGAAAGCACCTTCACCTTCTTCATGGCAGTATCGCCGCTGAACATCATCACGCCCGCGAGGCTACGCGCACGGCTCTTCTGCGACACATCTGCAATCGCACTTGCAATTTCTTCTTCGACCGTATTTTCAAGATTCAGACGGTTGATATTCGTCTGTCCAAAGTAATTTATCTTGAGGTTCGGGTTGTAATTGATTGTACCCTGGGTCGGTTCAAATTCTTTCGCAATCAAGTTCAAGAGCGTCGTTTTACCGCGACCGTTCGGGCCGATAATCGCAATGCGGTCGCCCTTGAACACTTCCAACTCGAGATCCGAAATCAGCTCCGGACCGTAGCCGTTTTCGTTCTTGTACGCAAAATGGAGTCCATGGATTTGCAACATGCGCTTGCCCGGGAATTCCGCATTCTTGAAATTGAAATCCAGGTTGCGTTCATGTGAGAGGCGCTCGCCCGTCGCAAGCTTTGCCGCAGCCTTGATCTTTGACTGCACCATCGCCGCCTTCGCCGCCTTGTAACGGAAACGTTCAATAACCTTTTCAAGCTGTTCCTTTTTGCGCTGCTCGTTTTCTTGCGTGCGCATTGCCACTTCTTCTTCTTCGGCAATCGTCTCGCGCAACTTTTCGACCGTCCCCTTGACCTTGCGCATCTTGTGGCGGTGAATCCCCACCGTGTGCGTACAGACCTCGTCCATAAAATGGTGGTCATGCGTAATCAAGAGCACTTCGCCCTTCCACGCGCGCAAAAAGCGACTGAGCCAACGCATAGAAACAATGTCCAAGTAGTTCGTCGGTTCGTCAAGCAAAAGCATGTCCGGTTCCGACGCCAAGACCTTCGCCAAATTCAGACGGATCTGGAAGCCGCCCGACAAAAGCATCGGGTCTTTCTGCATGCTCTCTTCGTCAAAGCCAAGACCAAAGAGAATCGCCTCGACCTTGTGTTCTTCGAGCCAGCCGTCCTCATTCACCTTGAGCACGCTGCACGCCTCTTCGTGAACCGTCGGGTGCGTGAACTTGATGTGCTGCTGCAAATAGCCAATCGTATAGCCCTTCGGGATGTCGATGTTACCGCCATCGAGACATTCCTGCCCGAGAATCATCTTGAAAAGGGTCGATTTGCCGCAACCATTGCGACCTACAAGACCGACGCGTTCATGGTCGGCAACAAGCATGCTAGCGCCGTCCAAAAGGACCTGCATGCCAAAAGACTTAGAGACGTTCTGAATTTGAATCACGAAACCAAAGATAAAAAAAAGCGACCCCCAAGCCAATGGGAGTCGCTCCTAAACTCAATAGAGCGAGATTACTTCCAGTCGAGAACTTCGCGGTTCCAGGAAACCGGAGAACCCGTCATGATCAGTTTCTTATCAAAGCCGCTGCCATTGCTCATCTGCTTTGCAATAAAGCCAGACTTGTACATGGTAGCCTTCTTGCCGTCCTTGTTCTTACCATCATAGACAATGTCAAATCCGACCCATCTGTAAAGGACAAAGCCGAAGAAGTTTCTGCGGTATTCCCAAGAGTCGCTCGTGATGATGAGCTTCTTCACCTTGTAGCCCTTCACGAGAGCCTTGAGTTCCTTTTCAATCTTCGGACCCTTCCAAGTCTGCTTCGGGAGATCAGCCATCTTGACCGGAGTCGGGCCACGCTTGATAGCTTCCTGGACTTCTTCAATCGGAGACTTGCCCACGATTTCCTTGAAGTCAGTCACTTCAACTTCGTAGAACTTTTCCGGGAAAGCAACGCCCTTGTAAACACCCTGGTCGATATAGCCGTATCCTTCCGGCACATAGAAGAACTTGCCACCCTTCTTGTAAACGAAAGCCATCGCAAAAGCGTTCTTGTCGTTGTACTTTATGATAGAACCAAAGCGGTAAGCGCGCACGAACTCGCTTTCACCCTGTTCCTTGTCCGACGGGCCAATCCAGCGGGACTTGAGGTTTCTGATGTCGTTGTCCTTCGTGATCATGTAGACTTCAGCCGGCAATTCGCCTTCGAGCATCGTCTTGGTGGTATCGTCAATCTTCTTCGGATCCCAGTCATACACGAGAGCCTTCGGGGTGTTCGGGGTCGGGCCATCGACAACCGGCTTGCCAAAGCACTTCACGCACTTTGCAACATGATCCTTCCAGAAAACAACGTTGCTATCGGCGTCCCTGTAAAGCACGTCGTAGTTCAAGACATCCGGTTCGCGTTCTTCGGCAAGTTCATCCGTGTGGATGAACACCTTGATGATGCCCTTTTCCTTGTTGTCCTTCCAATGGTAGAAAACGCGTTCGAGGTAACGGTTCGAAATATCGGCGCCTACCGGGAGTTCGCTTCTAGCCATCGTCGGCTTGTCAGAAGCAGGGGCCAAAGCGGCATCGGCAGGGACATCATCCTGAGCATTCGCCATCGAGAAGGCGAAAAGTCCTGCTGCAAGAGTCTTGAAAATCAGTTTCATTCCATTCAACCTTGCGGGTTCCAAGTGTTAGCGACATTTCTAGCGAACCCACATTTGCCAGAAATGCGTATTTTTACGACAATGTAAATAAAAGTGATACATTTGGCAACAAATTATCACGAAATTACTACAAAAAACTTCAAATTTTCAATAGACCTTCAACATCTATCAACACCCTTTGTAAATAAAATCCCAGCACAAAGAAAGCCTTGCGCGTAACCCGTTAAGTTTCAAGGAGTTACTTTACGCAAGGCTTATTCTTAAGCTGTTGATAAATTGTGGTTATTTCTTTTCGCGGCGGCGAACACCCAAGTTGAACGTTTCATCGGACTTTCCAACAACCTTGGCGTCCTCAAAAATCTTGAACTTGAGCTTCACAATATAAACGCCTGTACCAACCCAGCGCCCTTTATTGGTATGCGCATCCCACATCATAAAGATATTTCCCGGCTTATCCACACAGTCTGTCTCGAAAACATCCTTATCGTTGCAGGCGACAATTCCGCTCTGTTTATTGATAAACTGCCCAAGCGTCGAGAAGTATTCCACTTCCCACTTGATCTTGGCCTTTGCAAGCACAACTTCTCTAGGCTCATCGGAATTCAGCAAAAGCGTTTTACCGACTTCGCTCAGGTCATACTTGATAAGTTCGCCAGGGAACCCCTTTTCGGCAATGATATCTTCGATCTTCTTCGACACATCGACTCGGACTGGCGTAACATCGTTCTTATGAGGCCACTTTTCCAGCGTCCAGTCTTGAGGATCCAGAACCACAACGCCCGGAGTTTCAACATCCACGCGCTGTTCACCTTCAATACGGCGCCACGGATTGTTCTCATGCGGCACATTGCCGTTCAAGTCCTGCAACACTCCAGGAATCAGGCGCACCATAAAGCCCACTTCCGGCAATACCGTATAGTCGGTCTTCTGGAAAAGCACTTCATAATAATTGCTGCTCCTGCTCGGCGAAACAGCCGCTATGGACAAACGCGACGGGTCCACCAATTCACCTGCCTTATCCTTAAACTCAAGGAACGGCACACCGTTCAAAAGGTTTGCCTGAGCGGCTTCGCTAAGGTATACCGTAAGTTTGCTCACACTATTAGACATAGGCTTCACAATCGGCTTTTCCAAAAGAATCGCGCCCATGCGGTCTTCAATTCCAAGCCCATCCAGGCTAAGCTGCGTCATCTGCCCAGTTTCTTTATCCATATAGGTGTAATGATACCTGAAGGAACCCTGATAAAGTTCCTTAGATCCACCCGTAAAGAGTATATCCTGCAAGCTATCAGCAAAAATGGCGAGACTCTTTTCGCTATCCTTTAGTTCAGCAACACTTTGCGCAGAGGCGATAGTACGCCAGTCATCGCTACCAAAGGACCACGCAATCGTATCCGGGACCGTCTCATCAAAGGCCTTGTTGAACACAATAGAAATGCTATCAAGCACACCGTCGCCATTGCGGTCGAACGCTTCGCCGAGATTTGCAAACGGAACCGGCGGCTCCTTGAAGTGGATGTACTTCCACGAAATCACATTCGACACACCGCTTCCAGAAACTTCAAAGCTAGCGTTCGTCACCGAGGAATCCCCAACAACATAGAACTTGGCCATTCCCGTCGAATCCGTAATGATCTTATCCACCCTCTGCTTCTTCTCGTTCAAGAAAGAAATCGGGAACGAAGTCGTGAGATCCAGAACGGTAAAGCAGTCCTTACAAAGGTTTGCAATATAGAACACGCCAACCTGCAACGGCACCGTATCAGGGTACGCCACATGCGTAAGGAGCGTGTCGAAAGCACTTCCGTCAAACGGAAGCCCACGCAAGGTAATGCCAGTCGGGTCTAAGGTCTTGACAGAATCCGAACCGTCAAACACATCGATAAACGCAATATCCGGAAGCGGATATGCCGGCACGGAGAAATAAACTTCACTAGACTGGGTCGGGTCGCTCGCCAGCGAGAACTGCAACATGTAGGATCCCGGCGCCAAGGAACGCTTCCTCACAATTTCCACCGTGTCAATCACAAATCCCGCCATGTTCGCGTCAATGTTGATGCCCGCAATCGTTCCAGGCAAAAGTTCCATACCTGTTGCCGGAATCCTTTCATCATCGCCAAACAACGTAAACGAAGACTGCGCAGGCATCGTATCAATTTTCGACGTGCTCGACACATCGCAACTGATCGATTCATCCATCAATAGCTGCAAAATGGTGTACTTGATCGTTCCATTGGTCGTCTTCTCTTCAACCGGGTAATACGTCTTTTGCGTCTGCAAGTTAATCGACGTGCGCATCTTAAAGTTCGAGCCGGTCGCATTGCGTTCCGAGAAGAAGATATGGAACGGGTATTCACGGCCTTCAATCAACTTGAGCGACGGATCATTTTTGCCAATCGTATCCAAGTTCACGCCACCTTCAACAGGGCTATGGCAACCGCCGATATCGACGACAAGGCGGTTGTTGATAAACACCCACACATCATCATCGCCACGGAATTCAAAGTACTGCCCCTTCACATACCTGAACTGCGCAGAAACCTTCATCGCAAAGCTGTAATTGTGCTTACAGCCCTGGACATCCCAGTCAAACTTCGGATTCAGAACCGTCTTGGCAGAATCGAGGTAACGCAAGTCGTCAATCGGGTAGAATCCCGGATTGATCGTATCGTTGCAATCGCCTTCCTCGTTCGTAAAGTCGGCCTGCCAAAAGCCTTCTTCATCCAGCGAGAGGCTGATGTCACGGCAAACGCCGTTCTTGTATTCCTTGCCAGCCGCATCATGCGCCACAACCTGTGGAACAAACCACTTCTCTATTTCGTGCGCCGCCGAGCACTGCGACCACGGATAGACAAGGGAATCCACACGCACGGGAGCACCATTCACAAGCGTATCCTGCACCATGCCAGGCACATGGCCACCGCACGTCTTAAACTCCGTCAGTTCTCCATTCTGGTCACGGCCAACAACAGTCGTATATTCATTACCACCATAGATGCCGCCAAAATCAACGTCTATGCTATCGTCATGCGATTCGCCGGCCCAGTCAAGAACAAGTGCCGAAATCTTGAGCGACGGGCAAATACCAAGAATTCCCGGATAGCGTACCGTATCCTTCGGTTCATAGCGCTGTTTCGGATTCGGGTAAACCCAGACGGTATCGTAATACGCCATCAAGGAATCCAGAGAGACAAGGGAATCCAGCTCATCATTTTCCGGCACAATGCCCTTGCCGCCATAACGTTCCATGCCAAAGGTCTGCTTAAAGTAAACCTTCCAGTCCGTCGCATGCTTGTAAACCGTACCCGTGTACCAGCCACAAGTATCCGCAAGAGGCCCCATCTTGATGACATCGTTCGTAGACTCAATGATCATGGACGGCGACTGATTTTCCCACGGGCTCTTCAAGCGGATTACCTTGGGTTCCGGCGGATAAAATACCAGGTCAAGCGTTTCGAGCGAAGTCGAGGTGTACATCCATGTCTCATAAATACCTGTCGGGAAAAGTTCGCCTGCACGTGGGCGCGACATTTCCGGGAAATACGGATGTTGCGGCCAGTCGTTCTTTCCGCGTAAAATCTGCACGAAAGTTCCCTGAGAATTCCACTGCGAAGAGCCAACCGTAGAATCGGCAAAATCGATATGGCGCCAGTACTTGTATTCGCCTTCGGCACTGAGTCCCGTCGGTTCATTCAGGATATTGTTATCGATCTTGATAAAGAATGTGCTATCACGGAATGTCGTGTTCGTACGCCACGGGTGGTAAACATGCAAACGGCGAGTCGGGTCAAAGCATTCACCAAGAGTTCCGATCTTTACATCGGCTACAGGTCCAGCAACAGTACCGTCCACAAAAATCGTATCCTGAGCCTGCAAGGCTGCCGTAAAGTCAATCACCGAATCGCGATTCACCGGAATAACATACCACGGAGCCTTATAGCGTGTAAAATGGGCGACCTTAATGTGATTCGTCTTCATCATGTCAGGCGTAATCGCCCCATAGAACCAACCGCATTTATCCTTGTCGCCCTCTTTAAAGCGCATCAGCACCGAATCCGCGCCAAAGACCATCTGCGGCAGCACCTTGTTGCCCCACGGACTCTTGAACCAGACAATCTTTGAACCCGGAGCCATGAACGACTTGGTATAGGACTTGTCGGCCGTATCCGTATAAAGCCAGATTTCCGATTCCGTGCCAAAAAACGCAGTTATCTTCGTCTTTCCGCCCTCAGTCCAGGATACGCAATTGTTGTTATTGTAATTGTAGTCGTCGGTATTCGGGCATGCCTTGAATTCAAAATCCTGCCAGTCCTGGAAATCAGCAACAGTCTTCCCGGCCCAGGTATAGACATACCAGTCATCGCCCTCGCTCTTCATCATCGTCTTGGACATAGCGCCAAAACCCGGATTGTAATCCGTCACGCCACCGGTAATATGCGGAATGTAACTTGAAGCCGTTGCGTCGTTACGGAACGGGGACTGTAGATGAATCGTCAAATCCGCCCATGCAGAAACAGTCAACAGCAATGAGGCGACAATACCCAAACAACCGTGTTTCATTCAACACCCTCTTTATTCTACCCACACTTTAGTTAAAAAATATATTCAAGAGTTAAAAAATCAAAACACAATAAGGAAAAAAAAGCAAAAAAGCCCACCGCATGGGTGGACTTCGATCCGAAAGGCAATTTTATAATTACCTTATAATCTTTGCGCCGCCCTTTTTGCCAGAACCGCTCCTGTACTTTTCATTGCGGCGGACACCGAATGTGAACGTTTCCTCGCCCTTGCCCACGATTTCCGTGTCAGAGAAAATCTTGAACTTGAACTTCGCAATATACACACCCGTGCCGACAAGGCGCTTCTTTTCGCTCATTGCATCCCATTCAAAGAACATATTGCCCGCGTTGGTAATGCAATCCGTTCCAAAAATATCCTTGTCGTTGCAAGCGAACACGCCCTTGACCCAGTTCACGTACTGACCCAGGCTCGAGAAAAATTCAATATCCCAGCTGACCTTGACCTTGCTCAGGATTTCTTCCCTAGAAGCCTTATCCTCACCGAGCAACATCGTCGTCGCAAAGTCATCCAGCTTGAACTTCACCAAGACTCCAGGCAAGCCGCGTTCTTCGATAATCTCCTTAAGAGTCAAGCCCTCATCGACGCGAACAGGCATAACGTCATTGGTGTCACCCGGCCACGGATTTTCTTCAAACATACCTGGCCAGATCGTCACGACCTTCGGACGTTCCGTCTGCAACGGCTGTTCACCTTCAATTCGTCTCCACGGATTCTTCTTATGCGGAGTATTACCGCTCTTGTCCGGCAATAGTCCAGGAATCAAGCGGATCTTGAAACCGACTTCAGGAACAATGAAGCCTTCTGCTTTCTGGAACAGCAATTCGTAGTAATCACTTTCGTTCACCGGAGTGACGGACACAAGCTTATACTTTGACGGGTCAACAAACTTATCGTCCTTGTCTCTAAGTTCAAACATCTGGACTGTCTGAATCGCAGAAATGTCGCAGGCTTCCGAAAGCTTTATGGTCACCTTGACAAAATTGTCCGAAGGAATCTTGAGCATCGGCTTTTCAAGGATGATGGCGCCAATCTTATCCAGGATTTTCGTAATCATCATGTCCGACACCTGAGTCGAAGCCATCGCCAAGTCCTGATAAATGTACTGATAGACAAAACTACCTTCCATTATGTTCTTCGCAGCGCCTGTCAAAACGGTATCGACCAGGCGATCGGCAGTAATGGCCACCGTCGAATCATTTTTTATAAAAGGTTGAATGGAATCCATCGAGTATGGGTGCATCACGCTACTGCCAAAGCTCCAGGCTACAGAATCCAGTTCATGCGTCTTAAAGGCGTCATATTCAAAAGGAACATAGATGCTATCAGGAATGCCATCGCCATCACGGTCGTAAATGCCGCCCGTCTTGGCAAGAGGCATTTCAGGATCCTTAAAGCTAATGTTATCCCACTTGAGCGAATTTTTAACACCGCTTACGCCAATCACGGCAAACGATTCACCGCTCATCGCAGCTTCGCCAATCACGTAGAAATGGGCAAAACCATTTTCATCCGTTTCTATGGTATTGATGGACATGCCGTCATCGTTATAGAACATCAAGTACGGATTGCTGGGCTTCAAGTCCAGAACAACAGAGCATTCGCCGCAAACTTCACCCATATAGGTGACCACAATCTCAATGTTCGCCATTTCAGGGTAACGCACATGAGTCATCAAGGTATCGTTGACACCCGGCTGAATCGTTTCGCCTCTTAAGGTCTTGTTGGTCGGGTCGAAAGTCTTGAGCTTGCCGGCATTGCCATTGAACACATCGACAAACGCAATTTCCGGTGTTTCGAACTCAGGAACCGTAAATTCATACGATTCGTTCATCGCCATATCCGATTCGAGGAAATAATACAACGTGTACTTACCTGGACTCAGCGAACGGAGCTTGACAATTTCATCAATGTTGATCTCAAAACTGGACCTGTCTTCGTGAATGATGATTCCACCAAAATTGAGACCGACACTCAGCTTCTTTGCATCCGCCAAAGATCCGCCATCGAGATAGAATTCGGACGGTGCATCGACAGTATCAACCTGAGCCTTGGCATGCGGATCGCAGCTAATCGCTTCCGCATCCATCTTTAACCTGAGGACACCCGTCACATCATTCTTTTTCGATTCATCAATGAATTCAAGGTAGGTATTCTGCTTCTGCAAGTTGATGGACGTACGCATCTTGAAATTCGAACCCGTCGCATTGCGTTCCGCATAGAAAATATGGAACGGATATTCACGGCCTTCCTTCAGGGCCATGCTCGGTTCGTTCTGGCCAATCGTATCAAGATTTACAGCGCCTTCCACTTTTTCGTGAATGCCGCCAATATCCACGACAAGCCTGTTATTGATATAGACCCACACGTCATCGTCGCCACGGAATTCGAAGTACTGGCCTTTCACGTACTTGAAGGTCGCAGAAACAGCCATCGCATAGCTATAGTTGTGCTTGCAGGTATCTTTCTTCCATACACCTTCAGAAGCCCAGTTCACATAGCCTTCAACATCCCAGTCAAATTTCGGGTTTTTAACCGTCTGTGCAGAATCGAGATACCTGAAGTCATCCAGCGGGAAGAATCCCGGACTCACAGGATCATTGCAGTCACCGGACTCGTTCGTATAATCGGCATACCAGAACCCTTCATCGTCAAGCTGAAGTTCGATATCCTTACAAACGGAGTTCGTGTATTCCTTGCCAGCCACTTTTGCAACAACCTGCGGCTTAAACCACTTGTCGATTTCATGACCCGCAGCGCACTTGTCCCACGGATAGCTTGCGGAATCCACTCGAGCCGGGTAGCCATCCACAAGAGTGCTCTTCACCATGCCCGAAATCTTTTCTCCCGTATTGCAGGTAGAATCTCTGCCAACGGCAGTATACTTGTTGCCACTATGGGTATGCCCAAAATCAATATCAATGCTGTCGTGATAACTTTCACCAGCCCAGTCCAGAAGCATCGCAGAAATCTTCATGCTCGGGCATTCACCCAGACGCCCAACAGGGTACTTTGCAGAAGCTTCAGGAACACTATAGCTCTTGCCGGAAGGATAGACCCATGCCGTATCCCGCTTGGTCAGCAAAGAATCCAGATTCAGGAGGACATCAATATCATCGCCTTCTCTGACAATCCCTTCCATCGAGTATTTTTCAAGCCCAAAGCTCTGCTTGAAATAGACCTTCCAGTCGGCGGCATGCTTATAGTAAACGCCTTCGAACCAGCCGCACGTATCCTTCGAGAATGCAGACATTCTCACGATATCGTTATTCGCATCGACAACAAAAGACGTCGGCGTATTCTTCCACGGGCTTAAGAGGCGCACGACCTTGCGTTCAAGCGGAGCATGCGACACATCAACATCTTCCATCGTAGAACTAGCAAAGAACCAGGCTTCATAAACGCCCGGCGGGAAAAGATCGCTCACCTTTGGACGCTTATTATCGCTGAAATAAACAGCCCTCTTATTCTCCTTAAAGCTTCTGATAATCTGGAGCTTAGCGTCATCAGACTTCCAGGCCGCAGAAGAAGCTATGGGATCCGAGAAACTCATAGAAAGCCAATACTTATAGTCCTTGTCGAAAGAAAGCGGGACCAGTGCCGGGCCAGCGACTTTGCCATCGGTACCCGCTACAGAATCTTGCCAGACACCATCGATAGTCACGTAAACCGAGCTATCGCGATAGACGCTATTATTGCGCCAGGGGTTATAAATATGCAAGGTACGGCTATTGTCAAAGCACTCACCGGGCGTACCGGCCTTATTGCTAACGGAAGGCGTTGCCAAAGTACCGTCAACGTAGACAGTATCTTTCTTTAGCGCATTTTCCAGGTCAATAATCTGCTTTTTGTCTTCAGGAACAGACATCCAGGGTGCATTGAAACGATTAAAGTGCGCCGTATGCAGCACATATTTCTTATAAAGTGCTGGAGTAACAGCGCCATAGAACCATCCGCATTTATCAGGATCTTCCGAAGGATGCAACAAGACAGTATCTTGTTCAAAGATCATCTGCGGAAGAGCTTTATTGCCCCACGGACTCTTGAACCAGACAATCTTTGATTCCAGAGAAGCATAAGACTTCGTAACCTTTCCCGAAGTCGTATCCACGTAAATCCAGGCTTCCTTACTTCCATCAAAAAAATCACGGACATTAAAATTAACGCCATCGCCCAAATCGACACAAACAGAAGTTTGGGCTGGACATCCTACAATACTAAAGGAATCTGATGCTTTATAATCAGAAAGCGATCCCTTCAAAGTAAAGGAATACCGCATGTCGTTTTCCTGCTGCATCATGGTAGGAGACCCAGTAGGTGATACATCAGGTTTTCCAGAATTAAGAAGAAGATGAGGAATAAATGTTATGTCTGCATCTCTGAATTTTGACTGTATGTGAACAGTCAAATCAGCAAAAGCAGAAGACGCAACTGCGCCTATAATACAAAAAGCTAAATCCAGGTGTCGCATAAAAACACTCACTCTTAGGTTATTCCACACCCTATTCGTAAAATACATCATTTTAATGTAAAAAAACAAAAATATTAAAAAAAAATTATTTCTTTTTGTCAAAAATTATGTA
The sequence above is a segment of the Fibrobacter sp. UWB4 genome. Coding sequences within it:
- a CDS encoding fibro-slime domain-containing protein; the encoded protein is MMQQENDMRYSFTLKGSLSDYKASDSFSIVGCPAQTSVCVDLGDGVNFNVRDFFDGSKEAWIYVDTTSGKVTKSYASLESKIVWFKSPWGNKALPQMIFEQDTVLLHPSEDPDKCGWFYGAVTPALYKKYVLHTAHFNRFNAPWMSVPEDKKQIIDLENALKKDTVYVDGTLATPSVSNKAGTPGECFDNSRTLHIYNPWRNNSVYRDSSVYVTIDGVWQDSVAGTDGKVAGPALVPLSFDKDYKYWLSMSFSDPIASSAAWKSDDAKLQIIRSFKENKRAVYFSDNKRPKVSDLFPPGVYEAWFFASSTMEDVDVSHAPLERKVVRLLSPWKNTPTSFVVDANNDIVRMSAFSKDTCGWFEGVYYKHAADWKVYFKQSFGLEKYSMEGIVREGDDIDVLLNLDSLLTKRDTAWVYPSGKSYSVPEASAKYPVGRLGECPSMKISAMLLDWAGESYHDSIDIDFGHTHSGNKYTAVGRDSTCNTGEKISGMVKSTLVDGYPARVDSASYPWDKCAAGHEIDKWFKPQVVAKVAGKEYTNSVCKDIELQLDDEGFWYADYTNESGDCNDPVSPGFFPLDDFRYLDSAQTVKNPKFDWDVEGYVNWASEGVWKKDTCKHNYSYAMAVSATFKYVKGQYFEFRGDDDVWVYINNRLVVDIGGIHEKVEGAVNLDTIGQNEPSMALKEGREYPFHIFYAERNATGSNFKMRTSINLQKQNTYLEFIDESKKNDVTGVLRLKMDAEAISCDPHAKAQVDTVDAPSEFYLDGGSLADAKKLSVGLNFGGIIIHEDRSSFEINIDEIVKLRSLSPGKYTLYYFLESDMAMNESYEFTVPEFETPEIAFVDVFNGNAGKLKTFDPTNKTLRGETIQPGVNDTLMTHVRYPEMANIEIVVTYMGEVCGECSVVLDLKPSNPYLMFYNDDGMSINTIETDENGFAHFYVIGEAAMSGESFAVIGVSGVKNSLKWDNISFKDPEMPLAKTGGIYDRDGDGIPDSIYVPFEYDAFKTHELDSVAWSFGSSVMHPYSMDSIQPFIKNDSTVAITADRLVDTVLTGAAKNIMEGSFVYQYIYQDLAMASTQVSDMMITKILDKIGAIILEKPMLKIPSDNFVKVTIKLSEACDISAIQTVQMFELRDKDDKFVDPSKYKLVSVTPVNESDYYELLFQKAEGFIVPEVGFKIRLIPGLLPDKSGNTPHKKNPWRRIEGEQPLQTERPKVVTIWPGMFEENPWPGDTNDVMPVRVDEGLTLKEIIEERGLPGVLVKFKLDDFATTMLLGEDKASREEILSKVKVSWDIEFFSSLGQYVNWVKGVFACNDKDIFGTDCITNAGNMFFEWDAMSEKKRLVGTGVYIAKFKFKIFSDTEIVGKGEETFTFGVRRNEKYRSGSGKKGGAKIIR